tctgtgTACAACCTACACCATCAGTACCTTTTCCCAAAAACACTGAGCAGATTAATTTCCgttttgttcagtttttttgtgagagtgggaggagcttcctgcttctcaggctgcagtaggtgtggttttggactgaggccagactgagaagagcagcATGGATTTGgagtttattaataaaataatgcatattacagatttttattcaattgaatttccccttgtggggaccaaaaatggtccccacaacttcaagataataggtttttatcacactgtggggacatttgttccccacaatgtaatgtatacctggaccacacacacacacacacacacacacacaactgaaaCCTTTCCCGATAAGATTAACAAAAAAGAAGCTTCCTGTGTATGAGGCTGCCAGACCAAACCATGCCGGACTCCGCCCTCAGCCATGGTAAAGTGATGTGATTGGCTAATGAATGAGCATAAGCACAAGCCATACATACAGAAAGTGCTTCTGTACTTAATACACATTCATTTGCAGATATTCTAGGGGAACATTTGATATTAAATGTAGCTATATTGTCCATTCAGGCCATACAGCTTGGACCTCGATAATCTgcatttcttatttatttctttgtctGTATTTTCATGTTGTCCTATGAACCCATATTTTCCTTTTGCCATTTTGTCTAGgatgttttgttaattttcttCAAAACATtgatctgttttgtttttgctttgtgaCACTTTGATATCTGCGTTGTGGGTGGTGAGTATTTGGTTATTATGTGTGTATTTgcgagggagacagagagagagagagagaatattCTGCTTTTCTCAGAGTACTTGATTTTGACAGGTGTGTGGAGCTTTGACAGTACCGCCGCTCCCTATACGCAGAGTACCCagtctttttatatattataataataaattaatattaataatatacatatacaaataaataaaaatatacaagtTGTACCCAAATCTCTGGATTGCTCTGCGCATAGCAGTGACGCTCCCTGTAACTGTCGCCTCTGCTGAGCGAAGTTTTTCTACAATGAAGCTCATCAAAACGTACTTGCGCTCATCTATGGCACAAGAGCGCATGAGTGGTCTGGCAATTGTCAGCATCAACTCTGAATTAGCAAAGGCTTTATCATATGAAGAGCTCATTTACGACTTTGCCTCaagaaaaagcagaagtgtGCCTTTGTAAATTTTGAACTTTGGAAAGCTCCAGCAGATGACAGTGttgattttatttcagtttattattgtttattttatttattataaatgttttatttaaagtgtAATTTTAGTTTGTATTTTTTGCTGTAGAGCTACAATTGTAATTTATAAATGAtacaatttatttatgtatttacttttatttgaataaaGTTCTATTTTGGCCCCTATAgtaggtgttttttttattattttatttttacttccgtaatatttgggggagggggcacaaaaGTAAATTTCTGCTTAGGGcacccatttggccagcagtgGCCCTGAGCTTTGAGGTCATGGGGTTGATGTGGGTGCGGTACCATAGTGATGTAACACCATGAGCCATACATttgtaatgtatattaaaacatAGGCTGTATTTCTGTTGACATATGTAATTAATATTGATATATGAATATATTGGTGGTACTTTTGAGAAACATGGCTCTTCTACCCTCCCATCACTAGAAGCAGTGGGTGGAGTTATGCTGAGAGATATAGagtctttcattttcattattaggGTGGACAGCATGGTTGATGATGTCGGTTTCATTACAGCTTCAGGTCCATGTGGGGGTGGTGCCTGGTCCATATCTGCTCATTCAGGTCTTATACAGATAGTCTGTAGATGGAGCCTTAGTCCCTTGAtgaggtgtctgtctgcttctaATCCTTCTAATCCTAACAAATGAAGAAAACATATTTCAATaacataatgtttatttttttatgcatgGCATTTAgcataaaacatgaaaaatatacTCTCTAGGGAAGAGTTTTCCATATATAGGATACACGTGACCCTCTGCCTTgtttataaagaaaaacttCTTTATAGACATGAAAACCAGAATGATTAGGACGATGCCGACTgacactaatatatatatattctcatTTGCTGAGACACATGGGGCAGGAGCAACTTTGCGCAGTAAAGAAGCAGCAGCCTGCATGGTCTTGTGTAGCATAGGATTGGCTGAGCGAGGTCACATGGTGAAGAAGCTGCAGGTTGAGTGGTTTTGTGCGGCATAGAAGTGGCAGCCTGAGCGGCTTCATGTAGCACAGAAGGCTGAGCGGCTGAGCGCAGCACTTAAGCAGCAGCCTGCATGGTCTTGTGTAGCATAGAAGTGGCTGAGCGAGGTCACATGGTGAAGAATCTGCAGGCTGAGTGGTTTTGTGCGGCATAGAAGCGGCAGCCTGAGCGGCTTCATGTAGCACAGAAGGCTGAGCGGCTGAGTGCAGCACTAAAGCAGCAGCCTGCATGGTCTTGTGTAGTATAGAAGTGGCTGAGCGAGGTCACATGGTGAAGAAGCTGCAGGCTGAGTGGTTTTGTGCGGCATAGAAGCAGCAACCTGAGCGACTTCATGTAGCACAGAAGGCTGAGCGGCTGAGTGCAGCACTTAAGCAGCTGAATCGTCTCTCGGAACGCAAAGTTTGGAGACATAGTGACCTTGTCCTCCGAGCCCATCATCTGCAGCCAGAGCCAATGTGACTCCAATGGGAACCAGGCTGATTTCCTCACCAGATGAAGGACTCCCAGGGCTCTTCCAGTTCCTCCTGGTCTGATGATTCACAGATGAGCAGGTCTTCTACATAGTAGCGGGCCACCGGAGGTACAACCTTCCAGAGTGGTCTGgaatcattttatttaacttaTTGTGTTTCTCAAAATACACGTCGTAAAATAGCTTCAAATTGTATAGAGTTGCTGTAGGGCGGGACTGGTTTGCCCGTTTTCACCAGTAGAGGGTGCTGTGATAGACTGGTACGTATAATGGGATATAATGGTTATGTCTGCCCTAGTGTCTATTTTTAAAGTTATCGTCTTCCCACACACAGGGAGATTCACCTGCCAAATGGAATCGAAATCAGACCCCTCTACACTGCCAAGGACAAATGGTTCAGCCTCATTGATTAACATCAATGAGCTACGGCTCTCACTGCTTGACTCTTACAGGCAACAGCGAAATGCCCTGTTTTGTTGCATTTCTGACGTTGCTTGTTGTACGCGGGACATAGACGTGGGGCATGTGACCTACCACACTGTGTCAAGGTGTCACTGGGCCTGTCTGTGTTCCCACTGCCCGTTTTTATTCAGCCTTTTCCCTCCACTGTGCTGCTTGTCCCCTCTGGGCTGCTGCTGCGCTGCCCGGATGTCTGTCATTGTCACGCTGGAATTCTATGTCTTTATCGACTTGGACTGACCTGCCATCTGCCCGCTTTGTCTGACGTTAAGTCACTTTCCATTTGGAGCCTTAGTGAAACTTCCCGGTTGGCAATTCCAGTCACTACTCTGTCTCTTACCTGCTCTTCTTTCAGCCCGGCAAAGTCACAATGCTCTGTTAATTCATACAAGCTCCAGATTAAGACACCCCCTGATTCGCCCGTCTTCTGTACACTTTGGTGGAAACATGCTTGTTCATGTATCATGTTTCTGTGGTGCTCATAAAACTTTTTTATCACCACTTCATAGTCATTAGCTTTACTTGTGTCTGCAAATATGAATTAACTAAAAATAACCACCACTTCTTTCCCCATTGCCTGTTTATTTGGCCTCACACAGTCCATCCAGGTCCCACTGGCACTGGTCGTGCTGCTCCTGGTCCTGCTGGCCTTGCTCCTGCAGGTTGTCCAGCTCACGGCATTCCTGAGCTTGCTGGGCCTCAAAGCTGCAACACGCCTCCTCGTGCCCAAATTGCACCACTTCTGCTGACTCATCCTGCTGCTTCTAGCGGTCGCAGTCACATGCCCTCCAGTTGACGTACGTGTCGTGCAGCTCCTGCTACTCCTGTTCTGTGGACTCACACAGCTGCTCCATGTTccactggcactggcactggcactCCCAGGCCAGCTGGGCCTCCAAGGTGTGGCACTGAGTTACACTGCCTCTGCCTGCTACCTCAGGCAGTCACACGTGCAGCTGGGGGTGCGATGTGGCTTCTCGCAGCTGGTGTACTGTGAGACCTCGCTGTCTGGCTGGTAAGCGGTCGGAGGCTGCAGAAGATCCCGCTTTTTCTCCAGCAGGTTGGCAGGAATGACTTAAAGGTGCACTACACAGGCCCAGAGTGCTTCAAGGGATGGGGTGGTACTTGTCTCCCTGAGCCGCTCTCAGCTGGTCTCCCGGTGGCCCTGTTGTGAGCTTCTTGCCCAAAGTATACCCGGTGTCCCTTCTCTTCACAGCACCAGTACACTAGCCTCTTGCCGTGGAGCTTGCGGTTCCTCACTGTCTTATTGCCGCCATCATGCCCCAAGCACCACTTCACAGCCGCCTTCAGGTCTGCCAGGCTGAAGCGGGTTTGCCAAACAATTCTGAGAAGTGTGTGTCCCAGTAACTCCAGTGGGGCTGCCTTTGGCTCCCACATCTGACACCAGTGTTTATTACAATGAGAATGCTCTTTATTCTCAGCCCTTAAAAGGTACAAACACCAACCACTCACTCTGCTCACTAGTGCTGCCACCCTGATCACCCCAACAACACATGgtggcacagtcacacactataTACACACATGACATTTATCACTACAGCAGACACTGCAGCACAATAACACAATACATGCTAATTACATACAACTATTTACAATAACACACACAAGGTTTGTGAGCACGCTATGCAGAGCCATCTCAACAGGGCtacaatatatttaaataatggCAACGTGGAGAATGAAAGTCAGAGTAAGGAAACAGTGTAAACTACTACAAAgttatgatttattatttttttggttttccaAATTATAACTggataaaatacataaatgattAAACTTATCTGCCTAAGTTAGGGATAAGGGATTATCTGCATTAATGTAATCATTGTTAATCATTTGTACTGGTACTTTACATGCCAAAAGCATTGCAATTGCTGAATTTATACTGATTTTTATCTctctaaaaatataaattactaTCTATAAACATACACCTGTGATAAAAACAAGGCTGTTCCATCCAGAATGTCCCCAGTGCTGGCCAACAGTCATGTTTTCAAATATTAGTTGTTTAGTTAATTTTATAGGATACATTTAACAGCCTGTTAACCTAATCAGCAGAATTTGGCTGTACTGCTGCAAAGATCAAACCCAggatagaggggctcagtgaacGTGGCCTGGACCCTGTGCAGGAGGGTCACTGTGTCAGAGACGCTGTAGAAGGTCAGAGTTCCTGCCCTGTGATCCAGGTACACTCCTATCCTGGGGGAGAGCGAGCAAGATACCACAGTTTGCACATTATTGTGCCAGAATGAGTAACTGGAGGGGTAGCAGTACAAACACCAggacttgtcattgtatccaAGCCTGCTGTCATCACCTCCTCCTTTCCTGTTGATCCTTTTATACGTGACGGCTATAGCGACCGAACGTCCGCTCCACTCAACCTCCCAGTAGCAGCGCccagtcagaccctctgtacacAGCACTTGGAGACGTACGTCAAACCTCTTATGGTGATCAAGATATGACTGTGTCTCCCTCTTCCATGTCACCACTCTGTTCCCCTCAGACAGATGGatgtgtctgtttgctgtgttggggtccagagTGAGCTGACAGTCATCTCATGGAGGAGAAGATCAGAAGGTGATGGTTTGGTCTTATTCACTCCTTACATAGCAAAAAGTGCCCAGTCCTATTTAATGTTTCAATGCATTGAAATGTATAGATAAATTCTATTTTAATTTTCTAttaagatccatccatccattttctgtaaccgcttgtcctattcagagttacagagcctatcccagattctatgggcacaaggcagcaaACAACCCAGGATATGGATTTCAACCCATTGCAGTTCATAGGTATAATTTTTAGAAAGAATTTTATGTAAGGATATTGTACAGTAGGATTTCTAGCAGtgaaaagaaaatacattttagagCAATTATTTTTTGTGATAACTGAAATAGACAGTATTTTTCCAAGTTCAATTTAAAGTAATATTCTCAACATGGATGCCTCATTATGAGCAAAATAATACTAAACATCAGCAGTTGTATTGCAAACAGATTCAAAGGCTCCTGACAtaaacagctcatgtaaatgtgaaaggaggcagagggagagagaaagagaagctccactagcagaagaaaacgaaacacaataaaacacactccacctcatacagggagagagaagcgtgtgtgtgaacagactcacattgtaagaattctgctctggtcctgggtACTAATACCGGTAGGACGGTGTCTTTGGTAactagaaggagacagagagaaacagggatgtgagtaaaaggaatttacttgtgggagatggacttcactcactgtggagacaCCAGTAGtagattattatcattatgagggacaataacaggcattttaacaaactgcaaatGATTGTAAGTTACACATAATACAGGTTTTTGGATACTATAATTTAGAAGAAACATGATTCATGTGATCCCGGTTTTGCAGCCTGCGGAATGTGGAGCTCGTTCACTGGTTTTTACAAAGATTTAAACTTGCTGAAAACTGAATCGGATTTGGTCACACAAATGTGAGAATGACTGTACTGTACACTCTCTCTGCATTGTCTGTGTTAACATGAACAGAcaggaaaatgtatttattaaccTGTATGATGCATCTCTGTAGTTTTCTTTTtgcaaacattctccagttgatcctTCAGTTCAGAAACCACCTTCCTCACGTTCTCAAAAGAGCAGCGTGAAGAGACTGAAATTTtgggttcaaatccagcttcaggggGGACAGGAAGACTCTGGCAcctctacagacacacagtctgattaaacaatttcattataacaaatgTGTATGGTAATCAAATTAACAGGaccattaacatctgacaaatgacagactagttgaaatacaaatgaaaacatacatttacTTGAATACTCTAATGGTCATATTGTCAGagtagctgttctgttacctggaggaaatggatgtgatcctctgtgtgtgaaagctgctccagctcagagtgtctcctcttcagttcatcaatctcctgcttcagtctctccatgtctgcttcagcctgactcactgcagccttctcctgatctctgatcagctCTGTCACCTCAGAGCATCTTCTCTCAATGGAgcggatcatctcagtgaagatcctctcgctgtcctccactgctgactgtgctgagctctgttggtgacacagagagcagaggacggtaaattacaattggccccttttgagactccagagagcctcattgtacaatagtgatgtgagctgacaggaggtataaaaacagcacagggctgcgGTTTGGAGCGCCACGTATCCAAGATAGCAGCGGACCCGATTCTTACAGCAGCCTCTCCTAGCACCATAACAACAGTatctttgttttattcagttttGGCCTCATCTCTGTCTTTGTTTTCATGTGGAATTAACCCTCACATTCACAAGAAACTTGTATATCATCAATCCCTCCTGAACATCAGCAACCAGAACCACTGCTACGAGAAACACTGGAGGGAGAGCTGAGTGTACTCAGAGAACTTGGTCTGCTACGCCCAACAAGCCCAAACATGCCAAAACGGCCCCTCCCAACCAGGTACACTCAATAAGTTTTACACACATTTTGAGGCCTCTAATGCAGAAATTGACTCCAACAGCCAGCAAACAAGTGTTACAATTGCCCCCAGGCAGGGAGAAAAGAGCCTTCTGTAATGTTTAAGCCCGAAAGGTTACTGGTTCAGATAACATACCTGGATACGTTCTTAAGGACTGTGCCGAACAGCTGAAGGAGGTCTTCACTGACATCTTTAACATCTCCCTCAGCC
The Paramormyrops kingsleyae isolate MSU_618 chromosome 4, PKINGS_0.4, whole genome shotgun sequence genome window above contains:
- the LOC140588758 gene encoding E3 ubiquitin/ISG15 ligase TRIM25-like, with product MAEASITGNQNQLSCLICLDLLKDPVAIPCRHSYCMSCIKSCWDQEDHLEVYSCPQCRETFTPRPVLGRNTILAEVVEKLKQTGLQAATPADHYAGPGDVECDFCTGRKCRAVKSCLVCLASYCETHLQPHYQSPAFQKHKLADPTGHLPDKVCSLHDKPLESYCRTDQQCICYSCKTFEHRDHDTIAAAVERAEMQKDMGETQMEFQQRIQVREKELQELREAVASTTRSAQSAVEDSERIFTEMIRSIERRCSEVTELIRDQEKAAVSQAEADMERLKQEIDELKRRHSELEQLSHTEDHIHFLQRCQSLPVPPEAGFEPKISVSSRCSFENVRKVVSELKDQLENVCKKKTTEMHHTVTKDTVLPVLVPRTRAEFLQYDCQLTLDPNTANRHIHLSEGNRVVTWKRETQSYLDHHKRFDVRLQVLCTEGLTGRCYWEVEWSGRSVAIAVTYKRINRKGGGDDSRLGYNDKSWCLYCYPSSYSFWHNNVQTVVSCSLSPRIGVYLDHRAGTLTFYSVSDTVTLLHRVQATFTEPLYPGFDLCSSTAKFC